A DNA window from Streptomyces sp. CA-278952 contains the following coding sequences:
- a CDS encoding TetR family transcriptional regulator C-terminal domain-containing protein, protein MRLPPGRGGPERAAGILQGTLRTTTRPAGPQGCLGVRGALVASDAGQEVRDLLAAWRNDSCGRVQERFRRAVDEGDLPPEADPGLLARYVTTLAFGIAVQAASGVCRDELREMTEAALRAWPPA, encoded by the coding sequence ATGAGGCTTCCTCCAGGGAGAGGCGGTCCCGAGCGGGCCGCCGGAATCCTCCAGGGCACTCTGCGGACCACCACCCGCCCGGCCGGCCCGCAGGGGTGTCTGGGCGTCCGGGGCGCGCTGGTCGCGAGCGACGCCGGGCAGGAGGTCCGCGACCTTCTCGCCGCCTGGCGCAACGACAGCTGCGGCCGCGTCCAGGAACGGTTCCGGCGAGCCGTCGACGAGGGAGACCTGCCTCCGGAGGCGGACCCGGGGCTCTTGGCCCGCTATGTGACCACCCTGGCGTTCGGCATCGCGGTGCAGGCCGCGAGCGGAGTCTGCCGCGACGAGCTGCGGGAGATGACCGAGGCCGCCCTGCGGGCCTGGCCGCCTGCATGA
- a CDS encoding SDR family NAD(P)-dependent oxidoreductase has product MTVTLITGANKGIGFETAKQLLALGHTVYIGARDAERGEKAAATLGGRFVQLDVTGDASVNGALAKIGSAEGRLDVLVHNAGALGHGDIDGPKALRVFDTNAVGIVRVTEASLPLLRESSNPTVVTVSSSAGSFWAVNNPDRPESGLPLTLYSASKAAATMLTVQYAKSQPGIKFNAVEPGPTATDMPAEFGIGRSPEESAGVVVRFATLDADGPTGTLQDETGELPW; this is encoded by the coding sequence ATGACCGTCACCCTGATCACCGGAGCCAACAAGGGCATCGGTTTCGAGACGGCGAAGCAGCTTCTCGCGCTGGGCCACACCGTCTACATCGGCGCGCGTGACGCCGAGCGGGGCGAGAAGGCCGCGGCGACCCTCGGCGGCCGGTTCGTCCAACTCGACGTGACCGGCGACGCCTCGGTGAACGGCGCGCTGGCGAAGATCGGTTCGGCCGAGGGGCGGCTCGACGTCCTCGTGCACAACGCAGGAGCCCTGGGGCACGGAGACATCGACGGCCCCAAGGCCCTGCGCGTCTTCGACACCAACGCGGTCGGGATCGTCCGCGTCACGGAGGCGTCGCTCCCCCTGCTGCGCGAGTCCTCGAACCCCACCGTGGTCACCGTCTCCAGCAGCGCGGGGTCGTTCTGGGCCGTGAACAACCCCGACCGGCCGGAGTCGGGCCTGCCGCTGACGCTCTACTCCGCCTCGAAGGCGGCGGCCACCATGCTGACGGTCCAGTACGCCAAGTCCCAGCCGGGGATCAAGTTCAACGCGGTCGAGCCCGGCCCCACCGCCACGGACATGCCCGCGGAGTTCGGCATCGGACGCTCTCCCGAGGAGAGCGCCGGTGTCGTGGTGCGCTTCGCGACGCTCGACGCGGACGGCCCGACCGGAACCCTCCAGGACGAGACCGGGGAACTGCCCTGGTAG